The Oryzias melastigma strain HK-1 linkage group LG13, ASM292280v2, whole genome shotgun sequence genome window below encodes:
- the LOC112149638 gene encoding uncharacterized protein LOC112149638 isoform X2: protein MENTHPLSALLATARISRAVLFDARPTQAYETMQTPKGAIIVAETPRHLTSRNVHNSTASTKTSPAAVRTDLKSEVQSKSVHKKEAFSTQAALESVMNDASELQVHLSAEATKANPLLHALHDSRNPRNSNTSADGGRGAPILSASHPRVIENLTVFHNDSHDKRSQGKGIANLGKAMKLSATVPSIFQSDPVNDSLRGNIVADLCFTCRKDVRGPSTEARKALSPHGSSGRPGKEVLALDFKHLTTLLQNLHQQTGGKHREELNKEISHKNTGVNDRGSLIFNKTFLPLSHNRPVNPHAVVNSHILSHTELKKVVFDTSSHAEMSLVTEENTKEQSRPTFFHETFVTEKSGAATTTLYPSSKSFPTNGKPVKNGELFEKQLSIGTHQSKGISFTKSDKKASYGFTTLFESQYVSSSSPVPLFTVTPYSSQKSVTSRGTDHSTASHPTAKMNLIEARGAISPFWTVRADAFIPVSSIQIGSKVSSQTKKPISTLVPGSSAIKLLLRTANRPFADRQNSQKSTEEHRIIKQSIFDPSVTDNKQFMKQRLTSTFAIRTLFPVKFLNTEPRQNFGKDVSMWTQTALPLSSLFNKETYTPTIHRRTFDFSNNRFLTKTHQAFIRPNKNPFTGSQNVHGTNEPISAENQGVTETGDMQKFRNQESRRDDNFGNKREGVLKVPETESEKLKTIITSEAEIIQNIAGEAKDVEEDNARKRRDKDPGQGDDSRETDAERRGVTKIKIENSALEMAEKQYLERGQPGAENKKGWITEDTRSYKKAEKDMTNVFLEPTANSEEPKRDKGHTTANLSPLHSLTKDLAASKQNGIHQSRNAPQLEEITSMPFYHTVTTNHKPPRSALRSQRPNRSDAFPSGEPHTRIKLHLPSHKDNLQKHAASPPLHARDLQKEEVTFSATAAVFGVSSLKFTDPIKPTIPRHSDTTTSDPPVLHSISNKMSLTPHPLAITAGIQTAQPHFTVNSFLSLSIIHSRTDHRHKLISSVLRASSISHTENEREQEGYITTEMDPARQQPQMSNDSSAKPPTVAASSSQARFSTGTSQPHQGQSVAHRSQSSLCSDMISGQPCSFKLSAVDGNKQRFVKTLTPLMNPEAEIDQFPLSRMSPLPNLREVGGLTESPRETKTPQASVNSEYANSENDKVETFFGTTAVKNQTGDNESMKIIFVSTENYSDEVEVTPTPTTGRSKLHMSNTGEELKLTSVTKENDLDRLLDTVSNFVHAKSDIAMPEPSRTDQTDATLSITQESHPQESKVQLNSIDKERSSELKSKTEEKQLMQNMSSNTPSVSNVSNELIIQRKFTQQIPDPEVNATSPFQIIPVSFVPTARKGDSNKAKVNSRLLLATVSENVAITKKQSQAAVEHTMHSHNHTPSLSGTQPLIAATAEKVTPAAKRQSRTETQSVGRPQHQIFAQATEQSQHIQPAMTAASYPDNEADADSTAGSLRTVHRAGRAHAEASAASEIMNFSLLQDVRSAQILSTVDENKHGSLERIFANSTPDKRGDKKQPLPKKGNMNATTDSVRPVGVLPTDVINKTTDTTYTVSVTKQTKDMYKILNGMTKRNTIVMENCTSDCAVDENVTRQTNNIKLYYSPVTSKSTRDHTSVDETMSKKTTGTSDNNTRLERHRSPPWTQFVKRPTQRHFPTEIPATKATLSEPETTTVQTPIKSTERALLTENHSKKLLHRGAGGDGIFEAQSVSRSAKAQKKSPLAQSRSLVSELKQISPHLYLSGVTEVSDDSCGTGNYTAEMSLNVGKSVDPGDALPSQGSLKVVINLKTNNSQINLAVTSCCLSPTIQPDLSNSTCCLFSSDALSRGRRFPPRIYALLSPISEIAYLLGPC, encoded by the coding sequence ATGGAGAATACACATCCACTCTCTGCATTGTTAGCGACTGCCAGGATTTCAAGGGCAGTCTTGTTTGACGCCAGACCGACGCAAGCATATGAGACGATGCAAACACCTAAAGGAGCCATCATTGTTGCTGAAACCCCCAGGCATTTGACGTCCAGAAATGTTCACAACTCAACAGCTTCAACAAAAACCAGCCCAGCAGCTGTGAGGACTGACCTCAAATCTGAAGTCCAATCCAAGTCTGTTCATAAGAAGGAAGCCTTCTCTACTCAAGCTGCACTGGAGTCAGTGATGAATGACGCCTCTGAGCTGCAGGTCCATTTGTCTGCAGAAGCAACAAAAGCCAATCCTCTGCTTCATGCACTGCATGATAGCAGGAATCCAAGAAACTCTAACACATCTGCTGATGGAGGGCGAGGAGCTCCAATCCTATCTGCATCTCATCCCCGAGTAATTGAGAACCTGACCGTGTTTCATAATGACAGCCATGACAAACGATCTCAAGGCAAAGGTATTGCAAACCTGGGAAAAGCTATGAAACTGTCCGCTACCGTGCCATCCATCTTCCAAAGTGATCCAGTAAATGATTCCTTGAGAGGAAACATTGTAGCGGACTTGTGTTTCACCTGCCGGAAAGACGTAAGGGGGCCATCCACTGAAGCTCGAAAGGCTCTGTCACCCCACGGCTCTTCAGGCCGTCCAGGAAAAGAGGTGCTTGCTCTGGATTTCAAGCATCTTACAACCTTATTGCAAAATTTGCATCAGCAGACAGGTGGAAAACATAGAGAGGAACTGAACAAAGAGATCAGTCACAAAAACACTGGTGTCAATGACAGAGGTTCACTCATTTTCAATAAGACGTTTCTTCCTTTGTCACACAATAGACCTGTAAATCCTCATGCTGTGGTTAATTCTCACATCTTATCTCACACAGAGTTAAAAAAGGTTGTGTTTGACACATCGTCTCATGCTGAGATGTCATTAGTaacagaagaaaatacaaagGAACAATCAAGACCCACCTTTTTTCATGAAACATTTGTCACAGAGAAATCTGGCGCAGCAACCACCACACTTTATCCCTCATCAAAGTCATTTCCTACTAATGGAAAGCCAGTGAAAAACGGAGAGCTTTTCGAGAAACAGCTGAGCATCGGGACCCACCAGTCAAAAGGGATTTCTTTTACAAAGAGTGACAAAAAAGCTTCATATGGTTTCACAACACTTTTTGAGAGCCAATATGTCAGCAGTAGTAGCCCAGTGCCTCTCTTTACTGTAACCCCCTACAGCAGTCAGAAAAGTGTCACCTCTAGAGGGACAGATCACAGCACTGCATCCCATCCAACTGCAAAAATGAACTTGATTGAGGCTCGTGGGGCAATATCACCTTTTTGGACTGTAAGAGCTGATGCTTTCATCCCTGTATCAAGCATCCAAATTGGATCAAAAGTGAGCTCTCAGACCAAAAAACCAATATCTACTTTGGTACCAGGGAGTTCTGCAATTAAGCTTCTATTGAGAACAGCAAACAGACCCTTTGCAGACCGGCAGAATTCTCAGAAATCAACAGAGGAACACAGAATTATTAAACAGTCTATTTTTGATCCTTCAGTGACAGACAATAAACAATTTATGAAACAGCGGCTCACCTCAACTTTTGCCATAAGAACATTGTTTCCTGTGAAGTTCCTTAACACAGAACCAAGGCAGAACTTTGGTAAGGATGTATCCATGTGGACGCAGACAGCTTTACCTCTTTCGTCCTTGTTTAATAAAGAGACATACACACCAACCATTCACAGGAGGACATTTGATTTCAGCAACAACAGGtttctgacaaaaacacacCAGGCTTTCATCAGACCCAACAAAAATCCATTCACAGGATCACAAAATGTCCATGGCACAAATGAACCCATATCTGCAGAAAATCAGGGGGTTACAGAGACAGGAGACATGCAGAAGTTTCGGAatcaggagagcagaagggaTGACAATTTCGGAAACAAAAGAGAGGGAGTCTTAAAAGTGCCTGAGACAGAAagtgagaaactgaaaacaataATTACCTCTGAAGCAGAGATTATTCAAAACATTGCAGGGGAGGCAAAAGATGTGGAAGAGGACAATGCCAGGAAAAGGAGGGACAAAGATCCAGGACAAGGGGATGACAGCAGAGAGACGGATGCTGAAAGAAGAGGAGTAacgaaaataaaaatagagaattCTGCTTTAGAAATGGCCGAAAAGCAGTATTTGGAGAGGGGACAACCAGGAGCGGAAAACAAGAAAGGATGGATTACTGAAGATACAAGGAGTTACAAGAAAGCAGAGAAAGACATGACAAATGTTTTCCTGGAACCTACAGCTAATTCAGAAGAACCTAAAAGAGACAAAGGGCACACTACTGCAAACCTGTCTCCTCTGCACAGTTTGACGAAAGACCTGGCCGCCTCCAAGCAGAACGGCATTCATCAGAGCAGAAACGCTCCGCAGCTAGAAGAAATCACAAGTATGCCGTTTTACCATACAGTGACAACTAATCACAAACCACCACGCTCAGCTTTGAGATCTCAGAGACCAAACCGATCAGATGCATTTCCTTCCGGAGAGCCACACACACGGATTAAACTGCATCTGCCGTCCCACAAGGATAATCTTCAAAAGCACGCAGCTTCACCACCCCTTCATGCTAGAGATTTACAAAAGGAGGAAGTAACATTTTCTGCAACTGCCGCTGTCTTTGGAGTTAGCTCCTTGAAATTTACAGATCCAATAAAGCCAACTATTCCCCGGCATAGCGATACCACCACGTCAGATCCGCCTGTTTTGCATAGCATCAGTAATAAGATGTCACTCACCCCTCATCCCCTGGCAATCACAGCTGGAATTCAGACAGCTCAGCCCCACTTTACAGTAAATAGTTTTCTCAGTTTATCAATTATTCACAGCCGAACAGATCACAGACACAAACTCATTTCTTCAGTTTTGAGGGCCAGTTCAATTTCACACACAGAGAATGAGAGAGAGCAGGAAGGATACATTACAACAGAGATGGATCCTGCTCGGCAGCAGCCACAGATGTCTAATGACTCATCTGCAAAGCCACCCACAGTTGCTGCCTCGTCTTCCCAGGCCCGCTTCTCCACGGGCACGTCACAGCCTCACCAGGGGCAGTCTGTCGCTCACAGAAGTCAGTCCTCCTTGTGCTCTGACATGATTTCAGGTCAGCCATGCTCATTTAAGCTGTCAGCTGTTGATGGTAACAAGCAGAGATTTGTAAAGACTCTAACACCATTAATGAACCCTGAAGCAGAAATTGATCAGTTTCCTCTTAGCAGAATGTCACCACTGCCAAATCTCAGGGAAGTTGGAGGACTAACTGAATCACCCCGAGAGACAAAAACACCACAGGCCAGTGTGAATAGTGAATATGCAAACAGCGAAAATGACAAGGTGGAGACATTTTTTGGAACCACCGCGGTGAAAAATCAAACTGGCGACAATGAAAgtatgaaaataatttttgtgtCAACAGAAAATTATTCAGATGAGGTGGAGGTGACGCCAACACCAACAACTGGCAGAAGTAAATTGCACATGAGTAATACAGGGGAGGAATTAAAGCTTACTTCTGTAACtaaagaaaatgatctggatCGTTTGTTGGATACTGTTAGCAATTTTGTTCATGCAAAAAGTGATATTGCAATGCCAGAGCCTAGCAGGACGGATCAAACTGATGCCACTTTGTCCATCACACAGGAAAGTCATCCACAAGAGTCTAAAGTGCAACTAAACTCTATAGACAAAGAGAGGAGTTCAGAGTTAAagtcaaaaacagaagaaaaacagttaaTGCAAAATATGAGCAGTAACACTCCCTCAGTTTCCAATGTCAGTAATGAGCTGATAATCCAAAGAAAATTCACACAGCAGATCCCTGACCCTGAAGTGAACGCTACCTCTCCGTTTCAGATAATCCCAGTCTCTTTTGTACCTACAGCCAGGAAAGGTGATAGTAATAAAGCTAAAGTGAATTCCAGATTATTGCTTGCCACTGTGAGTGAGAACGTGGCAATCACTAAAAAGCAATCTCAGGCTGCTGTTGAACATACAATGCACTCCCATAATCATACGCCGTCTTTGTCAGGGACGCAGCCTCTTATTGCCGCCACTGCAGAAAAAGTCACTCCTGCTGCGAAAAGACAAAGCAGAACTGAAACGCAGAGTGTGGGGCGTCCTCAGCATCAGATTTTTGCTCAGGCTACTGAACAAAGCCAGCACATCCAGCCTGCTATGACGGCAGCATCATATCCCGATAATGAAGCAGATGCAGACAGCACAGCAGGATCTTTGAGGACTGTCCACAGAGCTGGAAGGGCACATGCGGAAGCATCTGCTGCGAGTGAAATTATGAACTTTTCTTTACTTCAAGATGTCAGATCAGCTCAGATTTTATCGACGgtggatgaaaacaaacatgggTCACTTGAGAGGATTTTTGCAAATTCCACACCAGATAAAAGAGGAGATAAGAAGCAACCATTGCCTAAAAAGGGGAATATGAACGCTACGACTGATTCTGTTCGACCAGTAGGGGTCTTACCCACAGACGTCATTAACAAAACTACTGACACAACATATACTGTGAGTGTGACTAAACAAACAAAGGACATGTACAAAATCCTCAATGgaatgacaaaaagaaacactaTTGTTATGGAAAACTGTACCTCTGACTGTGCTGtagatgaaaatgtaacaagaCAAACCAACAACATCAAACTGTACTATTCACCAGTCACCAGTAAATCCACACGTGACCACACCAGTGTTGATGAGACAATGTCAAAAAAGACCACAGGTACATCAGACAACAACACTCGTTTGGAAAGACACAGGTCGCCTCCGTGGACTCAGTTTGTGAAAAGACCAACTCAAAGACACTTTCCCACAGAGATCCCTGCAACAAAGGCCACTCTCTCTGAACCTGAAACAACGACTGTGCAGACCCCAATCAAGTCTACTGAGCGGGCACTGCTGACAGAAAATCACAGCAAGAAACTATTGCACAGAGGAGCAGGCGGAGATGGGATATTTGAAGCACAGAGTGTCAGCAGGTCAGCTAAAGCACAGAAGAAAAGTCCACTGGCTCAGAGCAGGTCTTTGGTGTCAGAGCTGAAGCAGATCTCACCACATCTGTACCTTTCAGG
- the LOC112149638 gene encoding uncharacterized protein LOC112149638 isoform X3, translated as MENTHPLSALLATARISRAVLFDARPTQAYETMQTPKGAIIVAETPRHLTSRNVHNSTASTKTSPAAVRTDLKSEVQSKSVHKKEAFSTQAALESVMNDASELQVHLSAEATKANPLLHALHDSRNPRNSNTSADGGRGAPILSASHPRVIENLTVFHNDSHDKRSQGKGIANLGKAMKLSATVPSIFQSDPVNDSLRGNIVADLCFTCRKDVRGPSTEARKALSPHGSSGRPGKEVLALDFKHLTTLLQNLHQQTGGKHREELNKEISHKNTGVNDRGSLIFNKTFLPLSHNRPVNPHAVVNSHILSHTELKKVVFDTSSHAEMSLVTEENTKEQSRPTFFHETFVTEKSGAATTTLYPSSKSFPTNGKPVKNGELFEKQLSIGTHQSKGISFTKSDKKASYGFTTLFESQYVSSSSPVPLFTVTPYSSQKSVTSRGTDHSTASHPTAKMNLIEARGAISPFWTVRADAFIPVSSIQIGSKVSSQTKKPISTLVPGSSAIKLLLRTANRPFADRQNSQKSTEEHRIIKQSIFDPSVTDNKQFMKQRLTSTFAIRTLFPVKFLNTEPRQNFGKDVSMWTQTALPLSSLFNKETYTPTIHRRTFDFSNNRFLTKTHQAFIRPNKNPFTGSQNVHGTNEPISAENQGVTETGDMQKFRNQESRRDDNFGNKREGVLKVPETESEKLKTIITSEAEIIQNIAGEAKDVEEDNARKRRDKDPGQGDDSRETDAERRGVTKIKIENSALEMAEKQYLERGQPGAENKKGWITEDTRSYKKAEKDMTNVFLEPTANSEEPKRDKGHTTANLSPLHSLTKDLAASKQNGIHQSRNAPQLEEITSMPFYHTVTTNHKPPRSALRSQRPNRSDAFPSGEPHTRIKLHLPSHKDNLQKHAASPPLHARDLQKEEVTFSATAAVFGVSSLKFTDPIKPTIPRHSDTTTSDPPVLHSISNKMSLTPHPLAITAGIQTAQPHFTVNSFLSLSIIHSRTDHRHKLISSVLRASSISHTENEREQEGYITTEMDPARQQPQMSNDSSAKPPTVAASSSQARFSTGTSQPHQGQSVAHRSQSSLCSDMISGQPCSFKLSAVDGNKQRFVKTLTPLMNPEAEIDQFPLSRMSPLPNLREVGGLTESPRETKTPQASVNSEYANSENDKVETFFGTTAVKNQTGDNESMKIIFVSTENYSDEVEVTPTPTTGRSKLHMSNTGEELKLTSVTKENDLDRLLDTVSNFVHAKSDIAMPEPSRTDQTDATLSITQESHPQESKVQLNSIDKERSSELKSKTEEKQLMQNMSSNTPSVSNVSNELIIQRKFTQQIPDPEVNATSPFQIIPVSFVPTARKGDSNKAKVNSRLLLATVSENVAITKKQSQAAVEHTMHSHNHTPSLSGTQPLIAATAEKVTPAAKRQSRTETQSVGRPQHQIFAQATEQSQHIQPAMTAASYPDNEADADSTAGSLRTVHRAGRAHAEASAASEIMNFSLLQDVRSAQILSTVDENKHGSLERIFANSTPDKRGDKKQPLPKKGNMNATTDSVRPVGVLPTDVINKTTDTTYTVSVTKQTKDMYKILNGMTKRNTIVMENCTSDCAVDENVTRQTNNIKLYYSPVTSKSTRDHTSVDETMSKKTTGTSDNNTRLERHRSPPWTQFVKRPTQRHFPTEIPATKATLSEPETTTVQTPIKSTERALLTENHSKKLLHRGAGGDGIFEAQSVSRSAKAQKKSPLAQSRSLVSELKQISPHLYLSGVTEVSDDSCGTGNYTAEMSLNVGKSVDPGDALPSQGSLKVVINLKTNNSQINLAVTSCCLSPTIQPDLSNSTCCLFSRWESLRHQG; from the coding sequence ATGGAGAATACACATCCACTCTCTGCATTGTTAGCGACTGCCAGGATTTCAAGGGCAGTCTTGTTTGACGCCAGACCGACGCAAGCATATGAGACGATGCAAACACCTAAAGGAGCCATCATTGTTGCTGAAACCCCCAGGCATTTGACGTCCAGAAATGTTCACAACTCAACAGCTTCAACAAAAACCAGCCCAGCAGCTGTGAGGACTGACCTCAAATCTGAAGTCCAATCCAAGTCTGTTCATAAGAAGGAAGCCTTCTCTACTCAAGCTGCACTGGAGTCAGTGATGAATGACGCCTCTGAGCTGCAGGTCCATTTGTCTGCAGAAGCAACAAAAGCCAATCCTCTGCTTCATGCACTGCATGATAGCAGGAATCCAAGAAACTCTAACACATCTGCTGATGGAGGGCGAGGAGCTCCAATCCTATCTGCATCTCATCCCCGAGTAATTGAGAACCTGACCGTGTTTCATAATGACAGCCATGACAAACGATCTCAAGGCAAAGGTATTGCAAACCTGGGAAAAGCTATGAAACTGTCCGCTACCGTGCCATCCATCTTCCAAAGTGATCCAGTAAATGATTCCTTGAGAGGAAACATTGTAGCGGACTTGTGTTTCACCTGCCGGAAAGACGTAAGGGGGCCATCCACTGAAGCTCGAAAGGCTCTGTCACCCCACGGCTCTTCAGGCCGTCCAGGAAAAGAGGTGCTTGCTCTGGATTTCAAGCATCTTACAACCTTATTGCAAAATTTGCATCAGCAGACAGGTGGAAAACATAGAGAGGAACTGAACAAAGAGATCAGTCACAAAAACACTGGTGTCAATGACAGAGGTTCACTCATTTTCAATAAGACGTTTCTTCCTTTGTCACACAATAGACCTGTAAATCCTCATGCTGTGGTTAATTCTCACATCTTATCTCACACAGAGTTAAAAAAGGTTGTGTTTGACACATCGTCTCATGCTGAGATGTCATTAGTaacagaagaaaatacaaagGAACAATCAAGACCCACCTTTTTTCATGAAACATTTGTCACAGAGAAATCTGGCGCAGCAACCACCACACTTTATCCCTCATCAAAGTCATTTCCTACTAATGGAAAGCCAGTGAAAAACGGAGAGCTTTTCGAGAAACAGCTGAGCATCGGGACCCACCAGTCAAAAGGGATTTCTTTTACAAAGAGTGACAAAAAAGCTTCATATGGTTTCACAACACTTTTTGAGAGCCAATATGTCAGCAGTAGTAGCCCAGTGCCTCTCTTTACTGTAACCCCCTACAGCAGTCAGAAAAGTGTCACCTCTAGAGGGACAGATCACAGCACTGCATCCCATCCAACTGCAAAAATGAACTTGATTGAGGCTCGTGGGGCAATATCACCTTTTTGGACTGTAAGAGCTGATGCTTTCATCCCTGTATCAAGCATCCAAATTGGATCAAAAGTGAGCTCTCAGACCAAAAAACCAATATCTACTTTGGTACCAGGGAGTTCTGCAATTAAGCTTCTATTGAGAACAGCAAACAGACCCTTTGCAGACCGGCAGAATTCTCAGAAATCAACAGAGGAACACAGAATTATTAAACAGTCTATTTTTGATCCTTCAGTGACAGACAATAAACAATTTATGAAACAGCGGCTCACCTCAACTTTTGCCATAAGAACATTGTTTCCTGTGAAGTTCCTTAACACAGAACCAAGGCAGAACTTTGGTAAGGATGTATCCATGTGGACGCAGACAGCTTTACCTCTTTCGTCCTTGTTTAATAAAGAGACATACACACCAACCATTCACAGGAGGACATTTGATTTCAGCAACAACAGGtttctgacaaaaacacacCAGGCTTTCATCAGACCCAACAAAAATCCATTCACAGGATCACAAAATGTCCATGGCACAAATGAACCCATATCTGCAGAAAATCAGGGGGTTACAGAGACAGGAGACATGCAGAAGTTTCGGAatcaggagagcagaagggaTGACAATTTCGGAAACAAAAGAGAGGGAGTCTTAAAAGTGCCTGAGACAGAAagtgagaaactgaaaacaataATTACCTCTGAAGCAGAGATTATTCAAAACATTGCAGGGGAGGCAAAAGATGTGGAAGAGGACAATGCCAGGAAAAGGAGGGACAAAGATCCAGGACAAGGGGATGACAGCAGAGAGACGGATGCTGAAAGAAGAGGAGTAacgaaaataaaaatagagaattCTGCTTTAGAAATGGCCGAAAAGCAGTATTTGGAGAGGGGACAACCAGGAGCGGAAAACAAGAAAGGATGGATTACTGAAGATACAAGGAGTTACAAGAAAGCAGAGAAAGACATGACAAATGTTTTCCTGGAACCTACAGCTAATTCAGAAGAACCTAAAAGAGACAAAGGGCACACTACTGCAAACCTGTCTCCTCTGCACAGTTTGACGAAAGACCTGGCCGCCTCCAAGCAGAACGGCATTCATCAGAGCAGAAACGCTCCGCAGCTAGAAGAAATCACAAGTATGCCGTTTTACCATACAGTGACAACTAATCACAAACCACCACGCTCAGCTTTGAGATCTCAGAGACCAAACCGATCAGATGCATTTCCTTCCGGAGAGCCACACACACGGATTAAACTGCATCTGCCGTCCCACAAGGATAATCTTCAAAAGCACGCAGCTTCACCACCCCTTCATGCTAGAGATTTACAAAAGGAGGAAGTAACATTTTCTGCAACTGCCGCTGTCTTTGGAGTTAGCTCCTTGAAATTTACAGATCCAATAAAGCCAACTATTCCCCGGCATAGCGATACCACCACGTCAGATCCGCCTGTTTTGCATAGCATCAGTAATAAGATGTCACTCACCCCTCATCCCCTGGCAATCACAGCTGGAATTCAGACAGCTCAGCCCCACTTTACAGTAAATAGTTTTCTCAGTTTATCAATTATTCACAGCCGAACAGATCACAGACACAAACTCATTTCTTCAGTTTTGAGGGCCAGTTCAATTTCACACACAGAGAATGAGAGAGAGCAGGAAGGATACATTACAACAGAGATGGATCCTGCTCGGCAGCAGCCACAGATGTCTAATGACTCATCTGCAAAGCCACCCACAGTTGCTGCCTCGTCTTCCCAGGCCCGCTTCTCCACGGGCACGTCACAGCCTCACCAGGGGCAGTCTGTCGCTCACAGAAGTCAGTCCTCCTTGTGCTCTGACATGATTTCAGGTCAGCCATGCTCATTTAAGCTGTCAGCTGTTGATGGTAACAAGCAGAGATTTGTAAAGACTCTAACACCATTAATGAACCCTGAAGCAGAAATTGATCAGTTTCCTCTTAGCAGAATGTCACCACTGCCAAATCTCAGGGAAGTTGGAGGACTAACTGAATCACCCCGAGAGACAAAAACACCACAGGCCAGTGTGAATAGTGAATATGCAAACAGCGAAAATGACAAGGTGGAGACATTTTTTGGAACCACCGCGGTGAAAAATCAAACTGGCGACAATGAAAgtatgaaaataatttttgtgtCAACAGAAAATTATTCAGATGAGGTGGAGGTGACGCCAACACCAACAACTGGCAGAAGTAAATTGCACATGAGTAATACAGGGGAGGAATTAAAGCTTACTTCTGTAACtaaagaaaatgatctggatCGTTTGTTGGATACTGTTAGCAATTTTGTTCATGCAAAAAGTGATATTGCAATGCCAGAGCCTAGCAGGACGGATCAAACTGATGCCACTTTGTCCATCACACAGGAAAGTCATCCACAAGAGTCTAAAGTGCAACTAAACTCTATAGACAAAGAGAGGAGTTCAGAGTTAAagtcaaaaacagaagaaaaacagttaaTGCAAAATATGAGCAGTAACACTCCCTCAGTTTCCAATGTCAGTAATGAGCTGATAATCCAAAGAAAATTCACACAGCAGATCCCTGACCCTGAAGTGAACGCTACCTCTCCGTTTCAGATAATCCCAGTCTCTTTTGTACCTACAGCCAGGAAAGGTGATAGTAATAAAGCTAAAGTGAATTCCAGATTATTGCTTGCCACTGTGAGTGAGAACGTGGCAATCACTAAAAAGCAATCTCAGGCTGCTGTTGAACATACAATGCACTCCCATAATCATACGCCGTCTTTGTCAGGGACGCAGCCTCTTATTGCCGCCACTGCAGAAAAAGTCACTCCTGCTGCGAAAAGACAAAGCAGAACTGAAACGCAGAGTGTGGGGCGTCCTCAGCATCAGATTTTTGCTCAGGCTACTGAACAAAGCCAGCACATCCAGCCTGCTATGACGGCAGCATCATATCCCGATAATGAAGCAGATGCAGACAGCACAGCAGGATCTTTGAGGACTGTCCACAGAGCTGGAAGGGCACATGCGGAAGCATCTGCTGCGAGTGAAATTATGAACTTTTCTTTACTTCAAGATGTCAGATCAGCTCAGATTTTATCGACGgtggatgaaaacaaacatgggTCACTTGAGAGGATTTTTGCAAATTCCACACCAGATAAAAGAGGAGATAAGAAGCAACCATTGCCTAAAAAGGGGAATATGAACGCTACGACTGATTCTGTTCGACCAGTAGGGGTCTTACCCACAGACGTCATTAACAAAACTACTGACACAACATATACTGTGAGTGTGACTAAACAAACAAAGGACATGTACAAAATCCTCAATGgaatgacaaaaagaaacactaTTGTTATGGAAAACTGTACCTCTGACTGTGCTGtagatgaaaatgtaacaagaCAAACCAACAACATCAAACTGTACTATTCACCAGTCACCAGTAAATCCACACGTGACCACACCAGTGTTGATGAGACAATGTCAAAAAAGACCACAGGTACATCAGACAACAACACTCGTTTGGAAAGACACAGGTCGCCTCCGTGGACTCAGTTTGTGAAAAGACCAACTCAAAGACACTTTCCCACAGAGATCCCTGCAACAAAGGCCACTCTCTCTGAACCTGAAACAACGACTGTGCAGACCCCAATCAAGTCTACTGAGCGGGCACTGCTGACAGAAAATCACAGCAAGAAACTATTGCACAGAGGAGCAGGCGGAGATGGGATATTTGAAGCACAGAGTGTCAGCAGGTCAGCTAAAGCACAGAAGAAAAGTCCACTGGCTCAGAGCAGGTCTTTGGTGTCAGAGCTGAAGCAGATCTCACCACATCTGTACCTTTCAGG